Genomic segment of Sinorhizobium meliloti:
TTTTTTTTGAAAAACCGCTTGGCAAATCGGAAAAGCATTTGTATTAGCAGCCTCACTTCTGCGGCGCAGATGATCCCTGGTAGCTCAGCGGTAGAGCACTCGACTGTTAATCGATAGGTCGCCGGTTCGAATCCGGCCCGGGGAGCCAGTTTTCAAAGCCCTGCACCTCGCGGTGCGGGGCTTTTTCTTTGAGTATTTTCAAGCGCTTAACCGATCATGTAAATGCACCAAGCCTCTAAGGGTTCGGTGCTGGCTTGCTTTTTGGTTACATTTTGGCTGCTTTTCGGACCACACAGGCCGGCAAACGGGGAATTCATAGGGTCCGAAGCTATTGCGCGTTACGCAATGAGAAACGCCGCAAGCGGCATCTATCGCTATTATCGCCGCGTGCCGAGTTGCACACGAACTATCACGCGGCATGGGAGAAGGCGCGGATCAAGGAGACGAACGCCACGAAAGGCGGAATGCGACCTCCCTTTGAGCCGGAAACAAAGGAGGTCCAGCAGGCGACGCTGTTTTGAGCGTTATTTCTTGCCGAGGTATTCCATCACTTTTTCGCGGTTCGGCCCAGCTTCACGGATCGCCTTCAACGCCTTCTGCCGCGTCACCTTCGCCGTTCTCATGAGGTAGGCCACCTCGTGCTCCTGTTCGGAAACGAGCTCACGGTCGCGGCCTTTCTTCTTCGGATTATCTGCCATGCTTTCCTCTCGTCGACGGTCTACCACTAGCCGCCCGACAACCA
This window contains:
- a CDS encoding DUF3606 domain-containing protein, translating into MADNPKKKGRDRELVSEQEHEVAYLMRTAKVTRQKALKAIREAGPNREKVMEYLGKK